The sequence below is a genomic window from Daphnia pulicaria isolate SC F1-1A chromosome 6, SC_F0-13Bv2, whole genome shotgun sequence.
ATAGACAAAAGTCAGAAGAAACAGTATTGTGTTGTTGGAATAAAAGAGCTTCCTCAATTACACTTCCTCCAAAGCGGTTTTGAGAATGAGCGAAATTCCATGACTATAAGGTGTAGTATCTTTTGAGTTGTGACGGTACGCAGTAGACACATATTGTACCTGCTGGAATTTTATATTGCTCTATTGGTTCTACCCGAAGTTAGTTCAGTTCTGTCGAAATCGGCTACACAACGAATTTCTTGCGCCTTACATGTTGATCCGCATTTCCAGCTCAAATTAATTGTGAAAATGACAATGCCGAGATTGGGCGTTCTCCTGCGTCGAGTCTTCCTTCCCCTcggtttgtttttggttttctttcatGTGACGAAGATGGACGCTTTTACAAACATCCTCTGGCCGTCCAACGTGAATCGCAGTGAGTCGTCGAGTGGTGTCAACAGCACCCCCATCATTGATCACCAGCAGCGACAACCTCCTTGCTTCAAATATTTATCCGCTGGTCCAAGTAGGTCaacttttctttgaatttcctttttacattttcaattgcacaattgaaatttgaattgaataacTAATAGGCTACTTTATTCATAAATGCTCCGTTTGTTGTCGGCAACATCCGGGCCCATTTCGCGAGTCAGCATTCGACACACCTCGATAACTCATTTGATTGAggcagaatttttttaaataatttccacTCTTTTGTAGAATAGTTAATATTTTTCTCGTGGGTTTTCtaaactattgtttgtttttattaaatttctattttctcttttggtgATTTGAATCAGAGTAAATTcgattcaattttgaaaataccTTTCACAGTCCGTTTGGTGATCAACACGACCCTACCGACGGATGAAGAGTTAAACGAGTTGTTTCCGCACATCCAAATGGGCGGGCACTGGCATCCGGAACACTGTCATCCAAGACAACGCCTCGGGATCTTTGTCCCGATGAAAAGACGTTGGCATCAACTGCCGATTTTCTTGAGGCATCTCCACCAAGTGTTAGTCTCCCAATGGCGTCATTACACAATTTTCGTCGTCGAACAAGCGGGTAAGATATTACGTCGcataaaacatttaatgaGAAATCCCAATTCTTCTAAACTCCTGTTTTAGACGGGGATCTTTTCAACCGCGGGAAATTACTCAACGCAGGTGTCATCGAAGCCTTAAGAATCCATCCCGATTTGGATTGCTTCATCTTGCACGACGTCGACACGCTACCCGAGACCAATTACGCCGTTTACAAATGCCACGAAGACCGCCAATTCGCCCTTCAAATGGCCACCTATCAGAGCAAAAGGGATTACCTGTAATTATTAGTAGTAGCCACAAGCTGGTATATAAGTACAGCGCAGCTACATTCTTCTTCTAAAATCCCACTGAAAACGAAAGTTACCGCTGGAATAATACTAGTCACTTTACAACTCGTGAGATGGCATTAGTATGAAGgagatttaaaaagtaaacataCTGCACGTTATTTATGTGTTACTGTGATCGTTATTTTGAACTTTGGAACCTAGTTGTCATCGTAGCGCCAACGCGATAACACGAAGCAATTACTAGACTAATTGCGTCAATCAACGTAGTTTTTCCCGACCGACTTTGCTGCTATAAAATGTTTatcgtttcattttcaaaatcgaGAGTTTAATaattcgaaaaacaaaattccctgtcgtaagtttttttttaaataagcatATTAAGATTAAAGAACACTGCAAGCCAGTTTATATGACTGTTGTATCCGTCCACTACACcagttgatttaaaaaaaatactaatcaTCTTTAGCTATgagtaggcctatatactTACATATTAGAACCGAGCGGGGCGATAGGACTAAATAGCGGCTAGGATCTTGGACGCCGATggaaattattaatttgccAAAGAATTGTTATCAGTCTTTTTACCAAGAAATTCGTGTTTATAGAtttcaaattgtaaaaaaaaaatgcaaaattatGGAATTGTGTTGAAATATGTTGTACAAGTCGTCATTTACAAATTAGGACCGGTTATTATTTCGATAATCACGCTTAGAATCgtactctttctcttttctttctttttgttatttttctaaaaataaaaatagttcaGCTTACAAAGGCTACGCTGGAGGAGTCCTGGCCGTCCGCCGATCCCAATTCGAGGATGTCAACGGTTTCAGCAACGAATTCTGGGGCTGGGGCGGCGAGGACGACGATTTCGGCAACCGACTCCGCAACAAAAGCTACCGAGTGTATCCCGAATTGTCACGTGGCGGCTATTTCTACAGTCTCCATCATCCGCCAGAGCAGCCAAATCCTCTGCGGTAAGCGGCAGATAAATTTGCATACAACCCCAAATTAATCATATCTGCCGAGTCATCTGGCCTTATACACACAAGTGATATATGATTACGTCATTGCAGAGACGACATCATTCGAAAGCACAAGAGCAGCCATCTCCACGGCGAAGGGCTAGACAGCGTTAAGTACGTCGTTTTGAAATCGGAGCGGCGACGGCTCTATACCTTCTTGTCCGTTTCTATATTACAAGGGCCAGCCCGAGATCAACTGGCCGCCATCGGCTCCTCCTCGcgtcaagaagaaagaaaaaagaagcgagACCTTGAGCTACCAACGGGAGAAACCGCGTCGTAATCTTGTCTGCTCGCTGCTCCTGTTTACATAGTACGTCTAAGTTTATGACCGAATGATACAGCAGGTGTATAATAACCCAAAAATTTGCTTCGATATTAAAGTTGAACGAAAGTTAAATAGTTAGCGCTGGATTAAAGTCGATCTCATTAATTACACGGCGGGACGACATGTTGCTGGGCACATCTACCGGTGTGGAATGAAGTGAttcttatttgaaaatataCTATGAAACGGTCAAATGATTGTAGGCTAAACTATTATTTTCCAACTCGGAACTTCACTCgggattttcacttgtttCACGGACCCGTGCATGTGCTCGTAATGtggttagaaaaaaataacaaccggTTGTGTTTTACAACAGCAAGTTACGACATTGTTTTCACAAGGTAACCTTGGCTAAAAATCGCGTAGTACTACGAATTATACTACTAGTTTGTGTATATTCTATtctggaaagaaaataaaacaaaacgaacTGTAGTTTCTTTACGGATCGGGATATAGCGCATTTCGGTTTCTCTTCTATATCCCACATTTGTGCTAATTGCGACTTGAACACAATAAAACTTCATTCAAGATAATCCCGAAATTGATAGACCAGCAGCCAACAGGCATATAATTGAAGATTCGTGTTGACTTTGACTAAACCATCAAACCGAGTAAAAGtgccaaaaaagaagtttcGCATCGTCACGCTACGCCAACGAAAAATGGGATCCTCTCGCGAGTTTTCACTATTGCGCGCGCGCTCCTTATTTCGAATCAAATCAACAAATGCGCCTGGTCATCTGAAATGGGCAAAAAGCACACTCCAATCTAAATAAGGTCTATAGATTTGTATTCATATGTCAAAAGAGAGTGTCGAGAAACCGCAGGGCTGCACAGTAGCGCACTGGTAGCAGAGCTGACACGATATATTTTAAagcgaaagaaaatgaaatacgTTCCGCATAGTCGACCGCGCCAATgtcaatgaaacaaaacaaaaaaacagacggGTTACACGTCGTcatgtatgtatatgtatagTCTATAACTATAGAACGGACTCTCTAttatgtttctctctctctctgctggttGTTTGCAGCATTGAAATTCAATGGCAGCGCCCAGGTATAAGGAATCTACAGCTCTATAGCGAAAGAGAGTCCGGTTACTCCGGGAGAAAACCTGCTTTTCTGCTTAGATACGGTACGTGTCGTAAATATAATGCCAGTGAAACCTAGTAGATGTATCCCTCGCAGCAGCAGGTTGAATAAGGATTATTTCATGACTTGGTCAAGGTCGTGATACTCGTTAAAAACACATATCTAccccccttttctctctctcctgtgaTCACTCTCCCTTTTCATCCTCTCTCTGATGGCTTGAGAGATTGATGGATTGTTATAGAACATCTATTCGAAGGCCTCAGCAGCCCTCTCTACCCTTGGCATCTTAACATAGACAATCCGGAGCGATCTATCGATCATCCGATAATACAAACACACACGAGAAGTTGACTTTGAACCCCATCGATGTCAATGGTCTCCCTGGAATTTCAGTCCATCCGGGCGCTGGTGGTGCTGGAAGTGAGAAAATCTAAGCTAGAGACCGAGgccttgaaaaataaaaaatttaataaaaataaaagattttaatCGTGAAGTGCACGTATATATAACCATCACGGTCATCATCTCATCCCCTAgctgttttcttttaaaaaacgaaGATTTCCACTTTCTCCGCGTTGTCCCAGcgcgtcattttaaatttgatttctcttttttctagcgctgttgttttatttcattagtCACGCTACAAGCGTGTCAACTGCGCGTCAGCATTTTGTTGTTGgaagaatacaaaaaaacagcCAAACTTTTGGGACAAATCTGAAAGGCAAACAAAACAGTATAAGAacgatgaaaattgaaatgagaCCCCGATTTCGCCTAGTCGTCGGAGCGTGAAAGAATTGCTGGCTGCCCTGAATCTGCCTTTATTCTCATTTgttaatgttgttgtttttttttgcaagggAAAATCCCGAAAGCAAATCGACAACGCGCGCTTTCGTTCCGTTTCCATCCATTTACTGGTCTAATAATGCCAAATGTTGAAAAGGAATTGCTGAGTACACACTCTGCTATAacgatgttttgtttttattttgtgtgttgggGGGAAAGGTGTGTAAAAGTAAAGCAGAAACGAGTTGCCAATATTCCGGTTAGTGAGAAAATTATGTCAACACACACGTGTGTGCTGACGTAGTATACATCGCGGCTATAATGTTGGTCTGATTTGTTAGCGAGCtggcaaaaaatcaaatctgtttttttgtcAAAGGAATCCGCAACTTAATTAGCTACCTTTTCCGCAAATTGAAATTAAGGATTGGCAAGTGTCAAGTACGCttgaaaaacgcgtttttatttctttccaaaACAACAAGTTTGTCTTGCGTAATATGCGATTTTCAAAActagtatatatacatacaaaaCTCTTGTATGATAATGCGCATGGcttaagaaaattagaaagttGACGGACGCTAGCGATCCGTCCAACTGTGTTCGCTCTCTGGCACAACTTGGCGAATGGGCTTGCAGGAGAGTTGGCGAATGAAAGATGGACACCCAATTTATTACAATGTTGTATAGTCGACTGGACTAAATTTTCGCTCTCTAGTTCGACCTCTCGGCGttcttctattttgttttccttcctcCGACTCTTTTcgcttttaacttttttagcACCTGCTGTGAGACTGGATTCGCGCCTGACcgattttcaaacgagtctccTCGCCTATTTAGCTGGTCATCTCATATATTTCTTGTTCAATTATTGCTTGGTCATTTAGTTTGTGTGTGAATATCCAACCTTTTGGTTCTCAAAGCAAAACCCCAGTGGACCGGCTGACCGGCTGGTACGACCTTGAGGTAGctagcttttttctcttttctcctctctctctaatATCCCTTCAATGCGTCTGGGTATATACCTGGGCGATCGTGCGACACAGTACGGACCGCCCAGTTAAAGGCGGCCAGATGGGGGTTGCCCACCGACTTCTTGAGGGACCCCAAGAAAGTGAGGGGGAGGAGGTGATCCAGGTGGCAAGTAGGGAGGTGGACAAGAGGAGTGGCTTTCCATTAAAAACTCTTGGACATCGGACGTGGAGTGGTCAGACATCTCTCAACCTGCGCCTCCATCGCTCCCGCATCCTCCGACACCACAGCCTTCGAGTGTTATAAAAAGAGTTCTAGACTTTTGGACGAAAAGAGTAAATCAAGTCACTCAAGTTAGAAGCTTTgacgatattttaaaaatcaacacTACACGATGGCACCGCAACAATCCAGCAGCCTTTCACTAGTCATTCTCCTCGTCATCTTCGCCGGCTGCGTCCTGGCTCAGCATCCGCGCGTTCCCATCGCTCCCTGCAGTGgtaaataacaacataaaactttaatttaattttttttttgaatgggaaaaattcacctcatttgtgttttcacctGTCAAACCAACGCGTACGATGAATACGTAATTTAGGgcgtttctttaaaaaatcaaacttaGCTGGTTCGATTTTGAGAAAGGTGAACAACGTGTTCATACGTTGTTAGGGTTATTAGCCTCTCTCTATTCTCTTGGAAATTCTCCCGTTATTTACAGTTCAATTCCCAGTGGAGATTTACCCGTTCATTTTTTGATCATGTGATTGACCCATTGCCCTTATTATTTTCCTCGGTTGAATTCCGTCTCTCTCCCACCAGCGACTGAcagcgaaaaacaaaaataaaaagtgaaaatgacCGGAGAAACGGCagccgaaatttaaaaaacctgtCGACTTTTGTGAAATGGGGAAGGGATGAAATGGAAATCGCGCTTGGCACGttgaccagcagcagccgactgGTCGGTTTGTCCTTGCCCGCGATATCCCGTAAACGAGAAAAAAGTAAGAGTGACCGTTCGCAAGCAAACAAGCACCCGTCTCagtggttttccttttttccttttaatacGTAGTGTAAGCGCGTGGATTAGTCGTCTGTTCACACCTCAGCCGGCGGCTGAATACTATGAACAATTCTTGGGCAATAATGTCGTACCTATCATTTTCTAATTGAGTCATTGAATTGGTTTTCAACAGGTGCTCCCATGACAGGCAAACTGTTGGAGGTGCGCGTCTCCAACTGCAACAACAACTTCCCTTGCATCTTACAAAAAGGAACTCAAGTCACCGTCGAATTCGACTACATTCCATGTAATTTCAATCCTAGCACCTTTATGATAATGTCTTCCAAATTTGACacgtttcttctttatttcacGCGAATGATTAGCTGCTGCAACAAACCGCATCACCACTGGAGCTACCGCTCGTCTTGGAGGTATCCCGCTGCCGTTCGTCGGCACAAACAATCAGCCAGCTTGCCCCAGGATCGTAGCTAAACAATCCAGGCAGGCCGTCGGCTGCACCACAAAGGCAGGAGAGGTCTACACCTACTCCAACACATTCCCTATTCTTCAGATTTATCCAGTGGTAAGTGACACAAACTGAATTACTTTATGACATACAATAACTATTTcacgtttgtttttcttagacAAGCGTCACGGTTCAGTGGGAACTGATCGACAGcaacagacagaaaatcacATGCTTCACCATTCCAGCAAGAAttgtctaaaaaaaatttgttttcaatctcaAACGAccgacaatatttttttaaaattgcacTCAACCTTCTATCTCAAATGATATATCGTCCGTAGATTTCCTCACGTAGATCGCCACTGCAAGCCAAAAGCTCTCCTCTATTATTCTTAAGCACATTTTTTTACTATGTACAGAGCACTATATAATACAATTTCTATATTTGAACGACAAATACAGTAACCTACATCTCTTTCTTGGTATTAATGTCAACGCATGACGCTAAAAGATTATATTGCGTCTTGAGTAAACAACTCGGCGCCGTCAATTGAATGGCGAAATCGGGCTTGCATAGATGTTGCATAATTTCTTGACTGAAGTTTTAAGATTTCTCCTCCGCGGCCTTCAAAAAACAACCGtccataaataaaaaggaagcgAGACttcctttcattcttttccaactGGACGACTACTCGGAATTATAATGATGAGACAGCGCATTTTGCATTGGCAAAAAGGGTAAAATGGAAGTCCAATAATGGACGGATCTGGACACAAATACTCGGcaaaggaaaataagaaatcggTAAATATAATGCCTGATACCAAAATAAGAGCTGCAAAATACGCACAGAAACCAAAATGCTCTTTACAGAAAAAGGTACGGCCATCAATAGTTAAATTTTAGGGTCACCTTACGAGGGAATGGTGCTAAGGCTCTAAAAGGGATTGGCGCCCATGGAAGTGCcaataacaaaacaatttgttgCGCCATACATGTGTCCTATTTGTGACACAAATGCAATATGTAAATAATATGCGCGATATCCGATTTTGGAGCGATATTGGCAACACCCAGCGCAGCATGCTTACCtagattttaaaaaccttGCTAGCGTGAAATAGTGTGGAAGATATCCGGTTTTGGCCCCACACTAGTATATTTACACTAGTAAGCAACACCCAAAATTCTTATTTACGGTAAAAGTCGTTGAAATTATTTGCCATATGTCATTGTTATGTATATGAGTTTTAGCGTAAAAGTTCCTTAACGCAACTTTCCTAATAACCCTGTTCTTAATAGTATTTAATCGATAAGTCGTAAAACAGAAACAAGAAATCATCAATTTAGTTTCTCGCTTTTCATATGATTATTCGAAACAGGTATAATCCCGAAAACGTAATTATtagcaagaaagaaaaaatggaaaaacaccAACCACGATGTTAAACCGGTTCCTGCATGGACTCCACGTACCACGAAGGTAGTAAATTCCTACAGGCTTCACCAGCTTCCCTGCAAAAAGAGACGGTCCTTTTCCTCGGattgaattcaaataaatattgGATATTTGAATCGGAATCGTTTGATATGCAATTCCTTGCAAATTCCAGGAAACCTTGACAAAAATTCATACCAACTTTTGCCTCCCAGAAACCCTAGGCGGAGAAGACATTCATTATAGCTGTGCGAAATctaataatcataaaaataaattctattAAAAATAGTTTACTTGGGATTCTTTTGGTAGTTGCTTGACTTCGATGGTTTTTAGGCGAGACACTACTCCGTCATCATCTCGATAGCCGACGACGATCTTTGGAATGCCAACAATAAAAGACTGTGCCCACCATTTCATTGATTTGAACCTATAACCAGGAAAGGGCAAGGAAAATATTAGGAATGAATAATCAGAAATGCTGTGTTAGTCTATGGAGAATAAAAGGACAAATGAATTACTTTAGGAAACTATCATTCTGCCTTTCAGTTTCAATGTGTCGATTTGTTTTGAGTTCAACAAAATTTTCGAGATTTCTAAAAGGTGGTTGACATTCTTTTTGTAATGCATCGACTTCAGCGCCATAAAGTAAAGATTTGCCagctaattttgttttaagtaCGCAACAAAATTCGGCGTTGGTGTTGAGAGATTGTCGGGGGTCTGGAATTGAATCTGGAGTAGCTGTATGTGTAGAAGAGACAAGAATGTTTAAATCTCACACAccaaaaattcataaaataattttttatagtACCAGAACATAGGTATTGCTCAAACTTAAACCCCCACATTGTCATTTCTTGCATTCTCTTAGCATTTCTTGGATTTCTACTAAAATTATTGCCATTTTCTCTTTGCTCTTTAATTTGCCAAAGATAGAtagtattttgaaattttgtagcGAGTATTTTCCAACCTTCTTGATTTTCATATGGAGTAAAAATAAGTGCTGTAAGTAGTCCACGAAAGCAAACAAACTCTGTAAGCAAAGGCCTTAATGGTTGCTGAAGATCAACAATTGATCCATtatcaacttttctttcttggagaATCCATATGAGCATATCATCAAGCATTTTCTGCTTTATTGATTCCTGATCCTTGTCAATAGCATCAGATATGCCTTTtctcaaatcaaatttcaccTTACAGCTGCCAGATTCAGGTATGTCAAAGGTAAGATATCGAAGCTCTGAGAAGTCACTATGATATTTTCTATGGATATCCAAAGAGAATGTACCTACAGCTTTTGGCATCTCAAATGTAGGGAAATTTCCTGTAATACATGTAAATTTTACgtatgaaaaaattacaatagaATTTTGAGAATAAGTTACCATTAAAATTTTGGTGTTGTACAGACAATGTTGTATCTGATTCACGTTCTCTTTCATTTCTTAAATGTCTTGGATTAGGGGCAAAATCCTTCTCCTTGTTCCGAGACTGGTGCTGACGATTCATTTTGGTTCTTTACTTCGAAGAGTGGAATGCAATCATGCTTATCAACTACAAGTTTCCCTTGATAAAACTATACACTATAAACTGATGATAGAGAAGAAGATAACAATAATGAAAGCAGTAATTCAAAGGAAAATCTAATCcttgttgtgttgtgtgtactGTTTTGACACACTGCACACGGGCACCGCTATGTTTTGTCGTCTGCTTAGGCGTCTGCTAAACTTACGATacgttaaataataaaatacccGGTGGTGTTGAAAATTGCAATGAAATGGGGAAAAGTGATGCAAAACGTTACTTGAAGAATAAAATCGTCGAAAGCTTTACAGGTACTTCAATTGATCAACCGGTACAGTGATAAATACAAATCGCGTAGATTTTGATACAACTTTTTATGTTTTGGGGTTTATTAGACGTGACACTCGATGACTGTGCCAACAACCCTCGGAAAATTGAACgaagaaaagtgaaaattcatttaaaaggcATCGGTAACTAAGCGatagcattttaaaaaatttgaactaaattttctgtttgataTTCCAGTAACACCTTTGTCACCAGAACAGGATTATTGTTCTGACGACAATTCAGAATCTGACGAGACTGTTTCAAAAAGTGCACCCATGTCTCACTCTccaaagagtaaaaaaaacaaactaaaagATAAACTGACTGGAGGAACAGTTTACCCTTCAGACATTTGGTTCCTTATTGCAAAATATATTCCACCTGAAGATCTCTCCAGATTTGCACTTATATGCAAAGATGCCTATCGTGTGATACTCTCAGTCCATTTTTGGAAGCAGCTCTGCAATAGGTTAGACATTTTAAACtgataattgaattttaatgtgACAAGTGTCTTCATTCCTATTAGATTCAAGGGTGATGAGGCATCACTTCCAAAAGACTTACAAAATATTTGTGATAGCAGACGCGGGCTGAGAGCTCGTGGAATACGATTGTTATATTTGCGGTGTCCTTCTTTGATAAAATATATTAAACCTCCTGTGGCGGCACGGTACGAACCCTACACATTGCAAGGAATGCGCATGGTCTTATCATGGCACGAGGTAAATCCAATTGTCAATATAGAACTCCGTTCATCATTTTATAGTTTTAGATAATAATTTTAGCGTTTTACATTTGTAGAAAGAAGGAAGCagttggaatttttatttcaaatggatcAATCGAAATGCTCACGAAAGGAATAATCGAAGAGGAGAACTTTTTGAAAACTTCGAGACAGACTGTCGGGTTCTAAAGGCTACGTGCAACGAATTCGTGTGCTTCCCATATCCACAATACAGTTATCTGTCGAACATTCATCTGGGGCTGACATCAGATATGCGGCACCAGAAATTATCGCTCGGTTTCAGCGATTATACAACGACACATTGCGTAGCAAAAATGAAGCAGAATCTTGGTCGAGGGAGTGTGGTTCAAAATCGAATTGATCTGGAACCCATAACGCGATGCATACTAATGGATTGGTGGCATCCGGAGTATCCATATCCACGCGAAAATCCTCGACCATCTATATTGCCTTGCCCCAACGAGGAAtggtgatttgatttgattg
It includes:
- the LOC124343699 gene encoding beta-1,4-galactosyltransferase 3-like isoform X2 yields the protein MTMPRLGVLLRRVFLPLGLFLVFFHVTKMDAFTNILWPSNVNRSESSSGVNSTPIIDHQQRQPPCFKYLSAGPIRLVINTTLPTDEELNELFPHIQMGGHWHPEHCHPRQRLGIFVPMKRRWHQLPIFLRHLHQVLVSQWRHYTIFVVEQADGDLFNRGKLLNAGVIEALRIHPDLDCFILHDVDTLPETNYAVYKCHEDRQFALQMATYQSKRDYLSAYKGYAGGVLAVRRSQFEDVNGFSNEFWGWGGEDDDFGNRLRNKSYRVYPELSRGGYFYSLHHPPEQPNPLRDDIIRKHKSSHLHGEGLDSVKASPRSTGRHRLLLASRRKKKEARP
- the LOC124343699 gene encoding beta-1,4-galactosyltransferase 2-like isoform X1, giving the protein MTMPRLGVLLRRVFLPLGLFLVFFHVTKMDAFTNILWPSNVNRSESSSGVNSTPIIDHQQRQPPCFKYLSAGPIRLVINTTLPTDEELNELFPHIQMGGHWHPEHCHPRQRLGIFVPMKRRWHQLPIFLRHLHQVLVSQWRHYTIFVVEQADGDLFNRGKLLNAGVIEALRIHPDLDCFILHDVDTLPETNYAVYKCHEDRQFALQMATYQSKRDYLSAYKGYAGGVLAVRRSQFEDVNGFSNEFWGWGGEDDDFGNRLRNKSYRVYPELSRGGYFYSLHHPPEQPNPLRDDIIRKHKSSHLHGEGLDSVKYVVLKSERRRLYTFLSVSILQGPARDQLAAIGSSSRQEERKKKRDLELPTGETAS
- the LOC124343800 gene encoding NPC intracellular cholesterol transporter 2 homolog a-like, whose product is MAPQQSSSLSLVILLVIFAGCVLAQHPRVPIAPCSGAPMTGKLLEVRVSNCNNNFPCILQKGTQVTVEFDYIPSAATNRITTGATARLGGIPLPFVGTNNQPACPRIVAKQSRQAVGCTTKAGEVYTYSNTFPILQIYPVTSVTVQWELIDSNRQKITCFTIPARIV
- the LOC124343684 gene encoding decapping and exoribonuclease protein-like encodes the protein MNRQHQSRNKEKDFAPNPRHLRNERERESDTTLSVQHQNFNGNFPTFEMPKAVGTFSLDIHRKYHSDFSELRYLTFDIPESGSCKVKFDLRKGISDAIDKDQESIKQKMLDDMLIWILQERKVDNGSIVDLQQPLRPLLTEFVCFRGLLTALIFTPYENQEGWKILATKFQNTIYLWQIKEQRENGNNFSRNPRNAKRMQEMTMWGFKFEQYLCSATPDSIPDPRQSLNTNAEFCCVLKTKLAGKSLLYGAEVDALQKECQPPFRNLENFVELKTNRHIETERQNDSFLKFKSMKWWAQSFIVGIPKIVVGYRDDDGVVSRLKTIEVKQLPKESQGFWEAKVGMNFCQGFLEFARNCISNDSDSNIQYLFEFNPRKRTVSFCREAGEACRNLLPSWYVESMQEPV
- the LOC124343709 gene encoding transmembrane protein 183A-like; its protein translation is MGKSDAKRYLKNKIVESFTDVTLDDCANNPRKIERRKVKIHLKGIVTPLSPEQDYCSDDNSESDETVSKSAPMSHSPKSKKNKLKDKLTGGTVYPSDIWFLIAKYIPPEDLSRFALICKDAYRVILSVHFWKQLCNRFKGDEASLPKDLQNICDSRRGLRARGIRLLYLRCPSLIKYIKPPVAARYEPYTLQGMRMVLSWHEKEGSSWNFYFKWINRNAHERNNRRGELFENFETDCRVLKATCNEFVCFPYPQYSYLSNIHLGLTSDMRHQKLSLGFSDYTTTHCVAKMKQNLGRGSVVQNRIDLEPITRCILMDWWHPEYPYPRENPRPSILPCPNEEW